ttgtaaaacaattgTTTGATCtaactaggcaaacgtgctttgcacgttgctTTGACCTAGTTCTattaaaaagtacaaaaaataaaaaccaaaacaatctttacaaaacccaatacaaaaatgcttttgatatttttatttaaagaaaaccATTGTTGAATTGACACCCTCTAATTAATATGTGCCACGTAAGCGTCTCAATTTTATTCCAGAAGACCCCACCACATTAGATTGCAGCAGCTCTAGTCATGTCATTCCTCCCTTCAACGCAATATTACTGATCAGACTCCTTTATCTCTTGTTTGGGAGGCTTATATGTCATATACACCTCATGATATCTTGCTCGGTGAGCACGAGCTTTTCTGCTGCACGCTGTTGCACCCAGGCCGGTGAACCCTTTTGCTATAGTGCGAATTTCTCCAAAAGGAGCTTGGTCTCAATCACGTGGCTACTGAGGGGTGTTGTgtctctattctctctctctctctctctctctctccagtttTTGTCGTTTGGGACTTCTGCTTCGTCTGGGTTCACGTTGACGACCTTCTCTTCTCATAGGCTTGATATACTTGACCAACATTCGTTTGAGCTCCCCGCTTCCTGCTAGGTTGGCAACCCTCTTTTTCAACATTAAACAATCTTCTATCTAATGAGTGTCCGACTTGTGGTACTTACAATAATGTTGCCCTCTCATCGGTGGGTGTGCTTCCTCCCTAATTGCCACCTGGTCGTTTTCTTGTACACTTAGATTATTGTAGATGAGGTGGTGCCTCTGTTCTCGTTAATTGTAGTATCTTTCACGCCTCCCATCTTGATGACCCTGCCTGGTCTTTTTATCTTTGGAGCCGTTTGAGTTCCTTGTCTTCGGCTTTGCACTTCCTGTTTTCTAGGCTCTAAAAGAGCCTGCAACGTGTCCTTAGTATTGACAAAATTGTCTGTCctatccatgaactccctcAAGGTAGAGGGGGTCCTCCTGGCCAGCTCAACCATGAATGGGCTTTGAGGCCATATGCTCCCCAGGAGGGCAGCTAGTGTGATCTTTTTATCTTGATCATCCGTGGCCAACTTCTCCCTGTTGAAGAGGGTTAGATATGCTTCCAGGCTCTCTCCTCCTCTTTGTTTGATGGTAAGCAGATAGGTGGCTGGTCTTTAGTGCCTCCTACTCACCATGAACTGCGTTAGGAACTGCTTGACTAACTTCAAACTGCTAATGGATCTTGGATGTAAAGTCTCGAACCAACCCCGTGTTATTTATTCCCTTTAACGTTAATGGGAAAGCTCGAAAAGCCACCTCTCCGAGAAAGCCTTGGAGATTCATGTGCACTTTGAAGTTCTCCAGGTGATTTATAGGGTTCTGCGACCCGTCATAGATGTTGATCTAAGGAACCTTAAACTTGGGTGAGAGGAGTACTGCCATTACTTCCTCGATGTAGGGAAGGTCGGTTTGGTTAAGCAGCTGTTCCACGGAAGAGGACCCTCCCATCCTTCttgccatctcctcatacttgaTAACGATGTTACGTAGATCGTCATGTAACCTATTCTTTTCTAGCTCTTCACTGTTCATGCCTCCTGCACTGTGTGCATCTCTTTCCACTTGACCATTCTAGACAGGTGGTGTGGTGGTGTTCTGCCATTTCAACTCTTCATTCTCCTTTTGTAATTGCCCTACAACCGTCACAACCTTTCTTAACTTCTCCTCGGCTTCTGTCAGCCTTGATTCTACCTTCGCCACATTCATCTTTTGATCACGGGTTGCCTGAGATCGCGTAGTAGTTGGCATGTGAGAATCATGTTGAAGTTTGTAGAGATCCCATAGACAGAGCAACTGTAaatgacgtgtttcacaccaccaactgcACAGAAAATCTATAACAGATGAAAGGGTGGCATTGGATGTCTAGAGGaactctgatgcctaagttagagaaGCGCAATGTCAATATGAGTATATAAGTAAAAGTGCATTATCTGTTACCTTTGGGTGTTATTTATAGAGGTGCTGATGATATAAATTGGCACTAGTTATTCCGTAATAAGTAGATGAGATAACTACCCTGATCTAGCAGCGTTATCATATCACACGGTTAGGCCCATGGCTCACATGAGTTCTTGGACAGTGCGTCCCCCAGTCTTGGGCCCATAGTCTGAACTCGTCTTCTAGTCGTGGGCTTATTACCAATGGACCTAAATGTCCCTTCCACACCCATAGTCCAGGTATCATTTGtggtaatttttaaatttatttgcttTACTCTAATGAGCAATTTGTACGAGTAAATAGATTGTAGGACTGGGGCTCCTTTCACACTCATTTTGGTCTGGTGGATGCCGTCTCTCTATTGCTGATGATTTCTTCGACCCTTTCACTGTTCACTTTTAAAGTAATACACACCATTGGTTGCCCGTTCTCAGCTAAGTTAACTCCACCTATAGATGTGTCTCACTTAATTTCcattcaacattttttaaatcaggTTTAGTGATTGGGTGGAAAGCTGAAAGCCAGAAGGAAACTGtggattattttatttcacattttttatttaaccaaTCAActaaggtatatatatatatatatatatatatatatatatatatatttttttttttttttataaagcaactAAGGTATATATGTTGATGCATGATTAAGTGATATAGTaattcatcaaaacaaaaaaataaaagagcaaaATGTAGAGCAATGTATTTAATGCCATCAtttgttttaatgttttatgtttttagcTATTGCATgcttattatttatgaatttgaattatattcattttcttgTAGAAGATGGACAGTGATAGTGAAGAAGTTGCAATAATAGAAGAGATAGAAACTGATGTAGAGATTACAGAAGAACATGGTGTGAATATGCCCAAGAATGTTTGTAGTCAACCAATTGTCATGTCTTCTTCATTTAGCTGTCTATCTGAGCCATGCCTTAGTATGTATTTTGATGATGTAGAAGATGCGCTCACTTGTTACAAGGCATATGCAAGGCGAATGGATTTTTCCATTCGAACAAATCACACTTGATTGTCAAAGGTGGATATATCATTAGTTGGCATTGAATATATTTGTTGAAGGGAAGGGTTTCGTCGTCAAAGTTATAAGATGAAAGAAAGATCAATTCCCGAGCCAGCTGAAACAAGAATTGGATGTAAAACATGCATTGACGAGTGTAAAAAAGGAGGGGAATAGGTGGATTGTAACCAAGCTTACAAATGAGCTTCTTATTCTAAAAGATGAGTTTTCTTTGTAGATATAGAGGGGGTaacaaaaatttagaaaaaactcATCGAAATACTAAATGAGTTTGCAGTATCgacaagaaaaataatgtcAGTACTAAGTAAGGAATCCAGTAGTGACTGTAAGGTTGGATGTATTGGGAAGGATGTAGAAAGCTATTTGGGCGTAAACCCTTCGTTCATGATGTTTCCGTGCAGTGCTTTCACTTGAGCAACTAAAGTGAGGTAATATTTCTGCTTTTATTTCAGAAACTAAAGGAAAGTAGATGTGTAATATTTCTATTCGTTGCTGTGCAACCCAACTTTACACCAACTCCGGATAGAAGATAAAGAactgttttatttaattaaactagAAGCTGAAACATCGTATATGTCCGTATTTTGTTTTCTATAGCTTTTTGGTATTGATTGGTAGATGAAGAGTCTGTCAATATCtaaaaaggaatatatatatatatatatgtatatatatatgtatatatatattgtacgttTCCTTCGCGAAATTGGAGTGATTGATATGGACAAGAAGTAATAAACTGAATGCAATTTCTCATTTTAGATCTCCTTGTAACCCACAAAAGggaattgtaataattaatagccatgaaattcatatatattaattggcAATTGATCATATTGATCAGTTCGTCTTTTGGTTGATCATTTTAGTTTCATCCTTCGAATTTCTTCAAAGAAACTGTTAATTATTATTAgttgatgaagaagttgatCTAAGTTTCAACACAAATGCAACAAATTAATGGAACACGAAATTAAGTGTATATGATCATCATGTCTATTTATCTGCAACAAATACACCCGCATGCATTAATTTATTCCTATTTATTGGGCTACACCAATATTAATGAAACTCTTTTAAGGAAAAAACCAAACAACAACGGTGTTATTTTTCCTTGTGTCGATCCAACTCCTTCTCAAGAGCACTAGATAGATCAAGCTACCTCTTGCTTTCCTCAATCTGCATCTGATCATCATCTCCTTTGACGTACAAGACACGCTGCATGTACGTCTGTCTCATTTATTATTGGATTCATGATCACTTGGCTCAATAGGAGGTGCAGTAGTACCGGCGCCGGACCCTccaataatactaatattctgTGTTGTGTCTTCCGTTTGAATATGGATAATAATCTCTGTTGTCTGTGTTGTGCTCAACTGGAGCTCATGTTCATTTGCTGTAGTAGCAGGGCCACTTGGTACATCTAATTGGATGTTCATTTCTGGAAAGATTAGATCTTTCGGCCTATCCATGTAAATGATGTACAGTATCATCTGAGCCATCCCGAATATGAAACCTAGTATGTTTGGTGTCtgaaaacagaacaaaaagGCCGGTCTATATCGCATAAACTTGTAAGAATATAAGCAGTGtacaattaaatatattaattttatatttgcttagttttaataatttctagCTACAAAGGGGGATTGATCCGGAAATACTCGAACTTTACCGCTATGAAGAGATCCTTTATTAATAGACCATAGGAGAACCACATCGTAGCACAGATTGTCAAGAAGAATGATAGTGAAAATGGCATGAATTCCACGCTCTTTGTTTGTATAACCAGCCTCTGaaaatggacaaaaaaaaaaaaaaaaaaaaacagagaattaCTTACCCAATAAAATGTAAACCTAGCTAGGGTCAACAATCCAAGTCTAATAATTATAGAATAATGCTACGAATAAGTCTCAAATGCACAAGTCTTGTACAAGCTGGCTCTTGTAAAAAATTGAACTCTACTAAAAAAACTTGAGTTTTTCACGCTTTTTATGGTgatgtctatttttttataaaagactggTGAGAGATTTGTATATTTAGAGtttgtatatatgattttagatcAACCTGCGAAAACAATGAATTACCATGACACTGAGAGGAGCAGCAAATACACAAACAGAACAAATCGCACAAGTCCATCCAACAGCTGTGAGCCGCAGCGAACTTTCTCGAATGAGGGATGTACAGAGTATGATCAAGCCCAAAAGCCCTACGTTAAACAAGATAAGCAGCTTTGCGGTATATATCTGCGGAAAGAGGAAACGGTTTTGATTTATCaagttaattaaataaactagCTGCATGcaaccaattaattaaaaagaaaacagattAAGAAAGATTAATTGTAAGTACGTTACCCTAGCTCTCCCTGGTGCATATATCATGAACAAGACGAGGTAAATGGATTCAATGGCACCGCCGATGGAGTTGATGTTGATGAGCATAAATGCATTCTTCTTCAGCAAGGCATAGTAAAGCGTCAGCATCGCGCTAAATAGTGCTACTGAATAAGGCAGCGATTGGAATCCTTGTGTTGATTTTTTCCTGTATATCCTGTAAAAGGTTGGCCTGGCAGACAAATTAAATAGCAAACGATTAAAATGGAAACTAATGATTCGATTGGCTTCATAGCTGAAAAATGCATATACATTTGGAGAGTAAATATTACTTACGCTGGGGCTAGATATACGAGGAATGACACGATGTTACCTGCATAAAATGAGATACCAAAAATGACATGAGACCTTGAAATTAGTATATAAGAACTCAAGAGATGTTTGGGACGGGAGAAAAAGTGGCTATACGTACCAAGAAGGCCGAAAACAAAAGACATCACGTGATGATCAACATGGGTCGTTGCCATTCTTGCTGGGAAGCCAACCCTTTTGGTTCGTGACCAGGGTGTCCGGCAGGGGATCGATCAGCTAGGCTAGCTGTGGATTCTGCCGGCACCACGTACGTACAAAAGATCAGCTAGCTGCTTGTCATGAGTCTTGGTATTGGGTGCGTATTTATAGGTATGAGATGGAAAGGTTTAGAAGATGGTGGACGCCAAGAGATGATCAGTTGCTTTTGGgtacaattaatattatttggttTTTTGAGCTGTTAAGCAAAAActatgataaaataatttaatgggGGTAGAAGTAGATCATCATGATGAGCTGGGAAGCTCATTAATGATTAATTATGGCCATTTTTGGAGTGTTTTATTTCTGGCATTCATTGGTTCTCCGAAACCTATCGATCTTGAAGTTTCATCACTAGCTAGCCACTTTTGGTAGCCATTTTACCAAATGGGTCTCTCTAGCCGAACCCTACACGCTATTATAAGCTGCTGTATATATTACCAAAAAACATGTCAATTTGCTACCAATTATTCTTAAACTTGTGTAGGAAAACTGGAAAGTATTGGTCATGTGCTAGCTAGCTTGCTAACTTCTAATATGTTTGCATGCTTTCCACGAGATTTACTAATAAGTGATCGGGCGGGATTTCCTTGAGTTTGTttaacattaacatatatataatacacatgCATGCAGCTTCAAAAAGGGTCATGCAGTTATTAACGATAAAATTAACTACCGAACCGGCCAATCACTTGATCAGCTGTACTTCGACGTTTGATCTCTGCATAAGAGAGACGCAGGCGCAATTGATATGGCTTAATTTGGAAAGAGATCATGAGAGCGCGGGTGGAGCCATTTGGTGACGTGAAGCAACTGATCATATATCATCATGATTGTATAGTAGTAAAGATGGAGGGAGCTGGAAGAGTAATGGAGGCCAACGGAGTCTGTTCAATATACGTACGTAGGTGTTCAATCCCAAATTCCTTAATTCTCTAAAAGATCAAGTACGTACTGGCCTGGCCTGGTTGGAATTAGCACGTACGTGAGATCATATGTGAGAGCCCACCAGCTATCTAGCCGTTACATTTAAACGGTTTGTTTCAACCAATACACCACCCCTGCCTACGCTATCtgccttttatatatatatatgcttccaGCTTCCTTCCTTCAATTggcttttaattaatttgctccTCATGCATCTTactcatcatgcatgcatatatatatatatatatatatatatatatatatataatcgattAATCCAATTAATGTCTGAAATTAGCAAAGGTAGAAGCTGTTTTTCCAGTTCAATTCCCATTAATTCATgatcatcttaattaattaattaagtgcCAATCATGAAATTAAAGCACTTCAAATATGCATGTGTGGAGTGACGTCGTCCCTATATATAGTGATCTGGAGTTTGGAGAGCAAAAATTACTCCTTAATTTAAACAACATATATATCTGATCAGATTGCATGTTAGGTACGTAAGTCGCCCATTTAACTTAATATTACTGATCAATGCATGCCCATTGATTAACTAATAACTAGTCGATCTTTGCAGTAATTTTGAGGGttcaattaaattattaaagggTATATAgcgaaatatattattattcatgtatAACAAGTCTAGTAGTAGTCGatcttatattaattagagTACTGGCCGGCccacatataataatatagatgGATTTTTATTCCAAAACACAATCGTCTCACacacatataattataagagTTTTGTTACAAATCAGCAATTGTTCACATCACATATCCCGGTCTACATATGATgtggaatttattttttttattttttttccatagagtGTAGTGAatgtgtttttcataaggtacATGGAGTactgaatagtgactgatgaaaacaatttttctaattataaagATCAGTGATAGAGATAAAGACCGATGGATAGATCACTAGACGATCCTAATTAATTTTGATGTATTAATTATCTTAAATTTCTAGCTAGCTacttgatattaattaattcctttaatatatacatgaacAAGTCATAATTGATTCTTTACAATATATTCTGCTGCATATAATTGGCCCTTAAAATTTCTtacaattatcatatatatctTTTCTTATCTATAAATCATGAAGTCCATGGCAGTTGATCAATCGATATATACTCATCTAGATTCTAGACCCAAGCTATACGCTAGCTATAACATCTTGAAAGACGATGATCAGCGTGCATCTCTACTGCTAATATCTTCCCTTGCAAGTGTCCCGCActtaattctttaagaaataaatatatataaaatttacatgaaaattttaatttttttaataataaatttaatttatttttttttttaaaaagaaatgcaaCTTATGACTATATCTATGATTAATTATTCGTTCCAAATATcacattttgataattttttttttaaagtttataagACAATGTTCTTTAATTAATTCTGTGTTTTCAGTCCCAGTGCATTCATTATGGCGCCACCGGTATGTAGAATGATGAAAAGGAAGCTAGAGTACTCGTACTGAGTCTACTGACGTTGCATCATTAATCTTCTGTTAGAATGCGTATAGTTAATTCTTTACAATGTACATTGTGGAATAATTGGTAGTTTTATTccttaatataaaaaaatgtggcATAATCTTTGGCCCTTGGCTTCAAAATGTAGTTGTGGTTGTGAGCAGGGCGGACCTACGTGGGTGGTTGGGggtgataattttttaaaaatatgttttagtatgtggtttttttaagaataaatatagatagaagttattATTGAAAGCATTCATTTTGTacacatgatatgatattatctaAACCACATATCTTCCCAAGTGAGTGTTGGAAACAATCAACTACAAGCAGCCATGCAGTAAGTacaaagtgtgcactgctacaattACTTCTCTcaagcattactctttttttaaagatatcttaatataaagataatttgtcccccaaaacattttaagaaatctcaTTTAGTACTTAGTTCTCTAggtttctttagtttttttaataatttttaaataattacacctattttttgtcattaataaaatcttacattctctctctctcttttttttttttttttttttttttttacatttcataagaggcaataaaatatcttgatctttttttataaactatttggtaaatttacaacttcatttttcctatttatttacacttttccttttaTGTCTTCcactagctagcttgtttggattagttttgttaataagtacatatatactactatCAAGTTAACAATTAGAAGTGAATATAACAAATCTCGCATAgctatttatatctatattatagagactttacaatattcaattttagattcaacaaaaaaatttatctttgtttatttaatttttatcatttgcttcaaaaaatcttacatgtctatttctatcttaatttttatctttcatttgcCCATGGAGCTCAAGTGAGAGGTTTAGATGAATgactttaataatttagtttgtcCCTATATAACAACcttatatggttaatgttaaATGTCGGTGACACACTTTGCTACCTTAAATGTCGGTTACTGTTCACCTATACATATGACACACTTTGCTGATCGCCCCCACATGCACAAATCCAAATTCCACCCCTGGTTGTGAGGCTATATATGGAGTTGAATAATGCTATAGCCACCGCTGGGTTGGGTTTTAGTGtgtgtttttttagtttttttttatatagatttttttaaaagttttaaaaattttaaatattttaaaaaaataaaaaatattcataacatcattaaaaaatatttccttaaaataaaaaatcataaaaagatatttttttattttacttcgtgattaaagaagtattttttaatgattttttttttttactttctgattaaggaagtgtttttttaatgatgttttaaatttattttatttttttaaaatatttaaaagtgttaaataaatttatgtaaaaaataacttaaaaaaagatACATGAAAAAACATGTTAGAGCCCGCAGGAGCCCCAAGCGGTGGCTCTGGCATTGTCATATGGAGTTTGATTTACACGCTTTTAATGATCGTTTCATTGCTATATCTGTTTGGTCTCATTTCTCTCAAATCCTTGGCATCTCAACCCTTTCAACCTTGGGATAGAGAGATATATTGCTAACTTTGTGGTCAACTTTTCATGGTTCAAATAAGCTTTATTTACTAGCTCAattaattctttatttgatACTTTGAAAATTGTGATTAGCTAGAAATTATTTAACCAAGTATGAAGGTGTGATAAAACCTACCTCGACCATTCATTATTTGGAAAGTTGAGAAATGGTTGTAAGAACTTATAAATCTAATGATTAAAACCATCAAAGGGCATAAGTACTACGAGACATTGACCTGCATGTTGCTATGTCTACACGATTAGATCTTTTGAAAATCCGTTTATTGAAGATTAAAACACAAAAGCTCAAATTGGTTCGTTGGTTAATCCTCCTACCGTTAAAATAAAACTCAACATTGACGGAGCCTCGAAGGGCAACCTCGGATCTGCTAGTTGTGGTGAGATTCTTTGTGATCACTATTGTCACTTCATACATGGCTTTTCTATTTATTTGGAATTTGAACAAGTGTTTTTGCATAACTTACTGCAGTCAAGGCTCGTTGATCTCTTTATGTTACCAACTATGAATTAGATGCATACTTTGTAGGTAGTTAACTggtataaaaataagaaaagccATTAATCTTGCAGGTATGTGGGTTTTTGGGAAGATAtacttgattttaaaaaatttctaagTTTTAATATTCagcatatatatagagagaagaAATCATCTTTTGGAATGGTAGATGGTTTAGTTAACCTTGGAGCAACATGTATTac
This genomic interval from Juglans microcarpa x Juglans regia isolate MS1-56 chromosome 4D, Jm3101_v1.0, whole genome shotgun sequence contains the following:
- the LOC121259285 gene encoding bidirectional sugar transporter NEC1-like; the protein is MATTHVDHHVMSFVFGLLGNIVSFLVYLAPAPTFYRIYRKKSTQGFQSLPYSVALFSAMLTLYYALLKKNAFMLININSIGGAIESIYLVLFMIYAPGRARIYTAKLLILFNVGLLGLIILCTSLIRESSLRLTAVGWTCAICSVCVFAAPLSVMRLVIQTKSVEFMPFSLSFFLTICATMWFSYGLLIKDLFIATPNILGFIFGMAQMILYIIYMDRPKDLIFPEMNIQLDVPSGPATTANEHELQLSTTQTTEIIIHIQTEDTTQNISIIGGSGAGTTAPPIEPSDHESNNK